One segment of Mycobacterium spongiae DNA contains the following:
- a CDS encoding SDR family NAD(P)-dependent oxidoreductase, with the protein MQVAIITGATGGIGFRCATKLAEMGVAVLATGRNEDQLARLAATIDDPDRLATHRADLTDDDAPTRITDAATDRWGRIDFLINCAGVGNPKPLHETDDESLDYVLNLMLRAPFRLAREVLKYLQPGSAIINITSTFAVVGGLRGGAYSAAKGGLTALTTHIACQYGAEGIRCNAVAPGVIQTAMTQQRLQDKGFRRINTEMTPHQRLGTVDDVASTVAFLCSPGGAFINGQTIVVDGGWSSTKYLSDFALTSEWTIAQHDSN; encoded by the coding sequence ATGCAGGTAGCAATCATCACCGGGGCAACCGGTGGAATCGGCTTCCGTTGCGCGACGAAGCTCGCCGAGATGGGCGTGGCAGTGTTGGCGACGGGACGCAACGAAGACCAGCTCGCCCGACTGGCCGCGACCATCGACGATCCCGATCGGCTGGCCACCCACCGCGCCGACCTCACTGATGACGACGCGCCCACGCGGATCACCGATGCCGCCACCGATCGATGGGGCCGCATCGACTTCTTGATCAACTGCGCCGGCGTAGGCAACCCGAAGCCACTCCACGAAACCGACGACGAGTCCTTGGATTACGTGTTGAATCTGATGTTGCGCGCGCCATTCCGGCTAGCCCGGGAAGTACTGAAGTACCTGCAACCCGGCTCGGCGATCATCAACATCACGTCGACGTTCGCAGTCGTGGGCGGGCTGCGCGGCGGGGCATACTCAGCCGCTAAAGGTGGTCTCACCGCGCTAACCACCCACATCGCCTGTCAATACGGCGCTGAGGGAATCCGCTGCAACGCAGTAGCTCCGGGAGTCATCCAGACCGCGATGACCCAGCAACGCTTGCAGGATAAGGGTTTCCGGCGGATCAATACCGAAATGACGCCGCATCAGCGGTTGGGCACCGTAGACGATGTGGCGAGCACCGTGGCCTTCCTGTGCTCTCCCGGCGGTGCCTTTATCAACGGCCAGACGATCGTCGTCGATGGCGGCTGGAGCTCCACCAAATACCTGTCCGATTTCGCGTTGACCTCAGAGTGGACGATCGCTCAGCATGATTCGAACTGA
- a CDS encoding LysR family transcriptional regulator: MLFRQLEYFVAVAQERHFARAADQCYVSQPALSAAIAKLERELNVTLINRGHSFTGLTPEGERLVVWAKRILAEHDAFKAEVLAMRSGITGTLRLGTVPSASTTASLVLSAFCAAHPLAKAQIRSRLASTELYRRLRDFELDAVIVHRAPEDADDVDTVPLYEERYVLLAPTDMLPPGTPGLRWPDAAQLPLALLSPDMRDRQMIDAAFADHSLTVAPQVETDSVASLFAQVATGNWASILPHTWLWTMPVKGPAGSEIRAVELVEPALTAQIALATNAAGPGSPVARALVACGQELKLDEFFDAQLLGITPRR; the protein is encoded by the coding sequence GTGCTCTTCCGTCAGCTGGAGTACTTCGTCGCGGTCGCCCAGGAGCGACATTTCGCCCGTGCCGCCGACCAGTGCTACGTGTCGCAACCGGCGCTGTCGGCCGCGATCGCCAAGCTCGAACGCGAACTCAACGTCACCCTGATCAACCGCGGACACAGTTTTACCGGCCTTACTCCCGAGGGGGAGCGGTTGGTGGTGTGGGCGAAGCGGATTCTCGCCGAACACGATGCGTTCAAAGCCGAGGTGCTGGCTATGCGGTCGGGGATCACCGGAACACTGCGGCTGGGCACGGTACCTTCCGCCTCGACCACGGCTTCGCTGGTCCTCTCGGCCTTTTGCGCCGCGCACCCGTTGGCCAAGGCGCAAATTCGTTCCCGGCTGGCCTCTACCGAGCTCTACCGACGGCTGCGCGATTTCGAGCTCGACGCCGTGATCGTGCACCGTGCACCCGAGGACGCCGACGACGTGGACACCGTGCCGCTCTACGAGGAGCGGTATGTGCTGCTGGCGCCAACGGACATGCTGCCGCCGGGTACGCCTGGACTACGGTGGCCGGACGCGGCGCAACTCCCACTGGCGTTGCTGAGCCCCGATATGCGCGATCGGCAGATGATCGACGCGGCTTTTGCCGATCATTCCCTCACAGTCGCCCCGCAGGTCGAGACCGATTCCGTCGCTTCGCTTTTTGCCCAGGTCGCTACCGGCAATTGGGCGTCCATCCTTCCGCACACCTGGCTCTGGACCATGCCGGTGAAGGGGCCGGCCGGGAGCGAGATCCGCGCCGTCGAGCTTGTCGAACCCGCTCTTACGGCGCAGATCGCCTTGGCCACCAACGCTGCCGGTCCGGGATCCCCAGTCGCTCGCGCGCTCGTCGCCTGCGGCCAGGAGCTGAAGCTGGATGAGTTCTTCGACGCGCAATTGCTGGGGATCACCCCGCGGCGCTGA
- the oxc gene encoding oxalyl-CoA decarboxylase has product MSTRSAYARQEPAESSGTALTDGIHLVVDALKANEIKTIYGLVGIPITDLARTAQTSGIRYIGFRHEASAGNAAAAAGFLTQRPGVCLTTSGPGFLNGLPALANATTNCFPMIQLSGSSDRSVVDLQRGDYQDLDQLNAARPFVKAAYRIGQVSDIGVGVARAIRTAISGRPGGVYLDIPAAVLGQTLETSAALDSIWRLVDPAPRQLPATDAVERALDALSQAQRPLIVLGKGAAYARAEDEIRRFVEATGIPFLPMSMAKGLLPDSHPQSVAAARSLAISRADVVLLVGARLNWLLGHGESPQWSADAKFIQVDIAPSEFDSNRPIMAPLTGDIGSVMSAMVGGLTAHTTVAPASWTTWSAELAARKARNDATMRSRLAEDPRPMRFYNALAAIRTVLQRNQDVYVVNEGANALDLARNVIDMELPRHRLDTGTWGVMGIGMGYSVAAAVETGRPVVAIEGDSAFGFSGMEIETICRYRLPVTVVILNNGGVYRGDEVTTAENTAAPGGSDPAPTVLNSQARHELIAEAFGGKGYHVTTPSELTAALTEAIASNGPAIIDCELDPAAGQESGHLASRNVTSALTASSPPVSAAG; this is encoded by the coding sequence ATGAGCACACGTTCGGCATACGCACGTCAAGAGCCGGCCGAATCAAGCGGAACTGCACTGACTGACGGCATTCACCTCGTGGTAGACGCGCTCAAAGCGAACGAGATCAAGACCATCTACGGGTTGGTTGGCATTCCGATCACCGACCTCGCTCGAACTGCCCAGACGTCCGGTATCCGCTACATCGGCTTCCGCCATGAGGCCTCGGCCGGCAATGCCGCCGCGGCCGCGGGTTTTCTCACCCAGCGACCCGGCGTGTGTCTGACGACGTCGGGCCCCGGCTTCCTCAACGGCCTGCCGGCGCTGGCGAACGCCACGACGAATTGCTTCCCGATGATTCAACTCTCCGGATCGAGCGACCGGTCGGTTGTGGACCTGCAGCGCGGCGATTACCAGGACCTCGACCAACTCAACGCGGCGAGGCCCTTCGTGAAGGCGGCCTACCGGATCGGGCAGGTCTCCGATATCGGGGTCGGCGTCGCCCGCGCCATCCGCACGGCAATCTCGGGGCGCCCGGGCGGCGTCTACCTCGACATCCCCGCCGCGGTGCTGGGTCAAACTCTTGAGACGTCGGCCGCTTTGGACAGTATCTGGCGGCTGGTCGACCCAGCTCCGCGACAACTGCCGGCAACGGACGCGGTCGAACGCGCTCTGGATGCGCTTTCGCAGGCCCAGCGCCCACTGATCGTGCTCGGCAAGGGAGCGGCATACGCCCGGGCTGAAGACGAGATCCGGCGGTTTGTGGAGGCGACCGGGATTCCGTTTCTCCCGATGTCGATGGCCAAAGGGCTGCTGCCGGACTCGCACCCACAATCGGTTGCCGCCGCCCGGTCGTTGGCCATTTCCCGTGCGGACGTCGTGTTGTTGGTTGGCGCCCGGCTGAATTGGCTACTCGGCCACGGCGAGTCGCCGCAGTGGTCAGCCGATGCGAAGTTCATCCAAGTCGATATCGCACCTTCGGAGTTCGATAGCAACCGGCCAATCATGGCGCCGCTGACGGGCGACATCGGCTCTGTGATGTCAGCGATGGTCGGCGGCCTGACCGCGCACACTACCGTCGCCCCGGCGTCGTGGACCACGTGGTCCGCCGAGCTCGCCGCCCGCAAGGCCCGTAACGACGCTACGATGCGCAGCCGGCTGGCCGAGGATCCGCGCCCGATGCGTTTCTACAATGCACTCGCCGCGATTCGCACCGTGCTGCAACGAAATCAGGATGTCTATGTGGTGAACGAAGGTGCGAATGCCTTGGACCTTGCGCGCAACGTCATCGACATGGAGCTGCCGCGACACCGGCTTGACACCGGCACCTGGGGAGTGATGGGCATCGGTATGGGCTATTCCGTCGCCGCCGCCGTCGAAACGGGGCGTCCTGTCGTTGCCATTGAAGGCGACAGCGCATTTGGCTTCAGTGGCATGGAGATCGAAACCATCTGCCGGTACCGACTGCCGGTGACAGTCGTCATTCTCAACAACGGCGGCGTCTATCGCGGTGACGAAGTCACCACGGCCGAAAACACTGCCGCTCCCGGCGGTAGCGACCCGGCACCCACCGTGTTGAACTCTCAGGCGCGGCATGAATTGATCGCAGAAGCGTTTGGCGGCAAGGGATACCACGTGACCACCCCGTCCGAGTTGACAGCGGCCCTGACCGAGGCGATCGCGTCGAACGGACCGGCGATCATCGACTGTGAGCTGGACCCAGCCGCCGGGCAGGAAAGCGGACATCTCGCGAGCCGGAACGTCACCAGCGCTCTCACAGCGTCTTCGCCGCCGGTCAGCGCCGCGGGGTGA
- a CDS encoding AMP-binding protein produces MSEDRNRKLIGRRWVRWDDERAADAYAQGWWVRRTLADSLREAAQQTPRRVALVDADQRLDCGSLHQHAMTLSQALTARMPPGSVVTFMLPNWHEAALIYLATTLAGMVANPVLPSLRDRELRFILEDADSRMIFIPSLFRHHDYISMLNRLTAGMKSPPDVVVVRGNSAGGQTPFESLLADQLGGQLVDQKATTPRHDIDPDAIRMLLYTSGTTGRPKGVLHTHNSIHALICQMRDHWLVEPGDAFLVASPVAHIGGSIYAFECPLLLGTTAVLMDTWDADDAVHLLQTEQCTHMAGATPFLEQMLAAAQRNRTRLPQLKVFACGGASVSPSLIRRAAAHFDRAVVTRVYGSTEVPLTTIGAPDHNQHAADTDGRAGIADIKLVDGEIRVRGPQMLVGYQHPDDDAESFDTEGYFRTGDLARWVDDDYLLVTGRAKDIIIRSGENISPKEIEDILVAHPGVAEIAIVGVPDKQTGERACAVIVPIARPGPDLRSVRGFLEDAGVARFKVPEQVVIWDTLPKNDAGKILKHQIKAALMKAEQ; encoded by the coding sequence ATGTCCGAGGATCGGAACCGAAAGCTGATCGGCCGGCGATGGGTTCGTTGGGATGACGAACGCGCCGCCGATGCCTACGCGCAGGGCTGGTGGGTCCGACGCACCCTGGCCGATTCGTTGCGCGAGGCCGCGCAGCAGACGCCCCGTCGGGTGGCGCTGGTCGACGCCGATCAGCGGCTCGATTGTGGAAGCCTCCACCAACACGCAATGACGCTGTCACAGGCGCTAACGGCGCGCATGCCTCCCGGCAGCGTGGTGACATTCATGCTTCCCAACTGGCACGAAGCCGCGCTGATCTACCTGGCCACGACCCTGGCCGGAATGGTGGCCAACCCGGTCCTGCCGTCACTGCGGGATCGTGAGCTCCGCTTCATCCTCGAAGACGCCGATAGCCGGATGATCTTTATTCCCTCGCTCTTCCGCCACCATGACTACATTTCGATGTTGAACCGGCTCACCGCGGGAATGAAGTCGCCACCCGATGTCGTAGTGGTTCGGGGGAATTCCGCCGGCGGTCAGACTCCATTCGAGTCGTTGCTCGCAGATCAGCTCGGAGGTCAGCTCGTAGATCAGAAGGCCACCACACCACGGCACGATATAGATCCCGACGCCATACGGATGCTGCTCTACACCTCCGGAACCACTGGTCGCCCGAAGGGCGTCTTGCACACTCACAACTCAATCCACGCCCTCATCTGTCAGATGCGGGACCACTGGTTGGTCGAGCCGGGTGACGCGTTCCTTGTCGCGTCGCCGGTCGCACACATCGGCGGCTCGATCTATGCGTTCGAATGCCCGCTGCTGCTGGGCACAACCGCTGTGCTGATGGATACCTGGGACGCCGACGACGCGGTCCACCTCTTGCAGACCGAACAGTGCACTCACATGGCCGGAGCAACACCGTTCCTCGAGCAGATGCTCGCTGCCGCCCAACGCAATCGCACCCGGTTGCCGCAGCTAAAAGTGTTTGCCTGCGGAGGAGCATCGGTGTCGCCATCGCTGATACGCCGGGCAGCAGCACATTTCGACCGCGCGGTGGTTACCCGCGTGTACGGCTCGACCGAGGTTCCGCTCACCACGATCGGGGCGCCCGACCACAACCAGCACGCCGCAGACACCGACGGCCGCGCCGGAATTGCCGACATCAAACTCGTCGACGGTGAAATCCGGGTACGCGGGCCGCAAATGCTGGTGGGCTACCAACACCCTGACGATGATGCCGAGTCGTTCGATACCGAAGGCTACTTCCGCACCGGTGACCTGGCGCGCTGGGTTGACGACGACTACCTGCTGGTTACCGGACGAGCCAAAGACATCATCATTCGTAGCGGTGAAAACATCTCGCCCAAAGAGATTGAGGACATCCTCGTCGCCCATCCAGGCGTCGCGGAGATCGCTATCGTCGGCGTACCCGACAAGCAGACGGGTGAGCGGGCCTGCGCCGTCATCGTTCCCATAGCCAGGCCCGGTCCAGACCTACGCAGCGTGCGTGGCTTTCTCGAGGATGCCGGCGTGGCGCGTTTCAAAGTCCCCGAGCAGGTGGTCATCTGGGACACGCTCCCGAAGAACGATGCCGGAAAGATTCTGAAACACCAGATCAAGGCGGCGCTCATGAAGGCGGAACAGTGA
- a CDS encoding rhomboid family intramembrane serine protease, which produces MSRPSSPDSPACFRHPGRGTYVRCTRCDRYICGECMRASPVGHQCFECARAGAKTIRQPRTHFGGLQRSATPVVTYALIAANVLAFVLQVTLVGVERHLALWPPAVAAGQGYRLVTSAFMHYGVMHLLLNMWALYVVGAPLEMWLGRLRFGALYALSALGGSVLVYLVSPLNTATAGASGAVFGLFGATFVVGRRLNLDVRWVVALIVLNLAFTFVAPAISWQGHIGGLITGAVVAAAYVYAPRQRRDVIHAAATIAVVMVFVALIYWRTADLLAMFGGHIYLR; this is translated from the coding sequence ATGAGTCGCCCCAGCTCACCGGATTCGCCGGCCTGCTTCCGACATCCCGGACGCGGCACCTATGTCCGCTGCACCCGCTGCGACCGCTACATCTGTGGGGAATGTATGCGCGCGAGTCCCGTCGGTCACCAATGCTTCGAGTGCGCGCGAGCCGGGGCCAAAACCATTCGACAACCTCGCACGCACTTCGGCGGGCTGCAGCGGTCGGCCACTCCGGTGGTCACCTACGCGCTGATCGCGGCGAACGTGCTGGCTTTCGTGCTGCAGGTGACGTTGGTGGGGGTGGAGCGCCACCTCGCCTTGTGGCCGCCTGCTGTCGCTGCCGGTCAGGGGTATCGGCTGGTGACTTCGGCGTTCATGCACTACGGCGTCATGCACCTGTTGTTGAACATGTGGGCGTTGTATGTCGTGGGCGCGCCGCTGGAGATGTGGCTCGGCCGGCTCCGGTTCGGCGCGCTGTATGCGCTGAGTGCGTTGGGTGGCTCGGTGCTCGTCTACCTCGTCTCGCCGCTGAACACGGCGACGGCGGGCGCGTCCGGGGCAGTGTTCGGTCTCTTCGGCGCCACCTTCGTGGTGGGACGGCGCCTCAACCTCGACGTCCGTTGGGTCGTCGCGCTCATTGTGCTGAACTTGGCGTTCACTTTCGTCGCCCCGGCGATCAGCTGGCAGGGCCACATCGGTGGGTTGATCACGGGTGCGGTCGTCGCCGCCGCCTACGTCTACGCGCCCAGACAACGCCGTGACGTCATCCACGCCGCAGCGACGATCGCGGTGGTCATGGTGTTCGTCGCGCTGATCTACTGGCGCACGGCTGATCTGCTGGCGATGTTCGGCGGACACATCTACCTGCGCTGA
- a CDS encoding CaiB/BaiF CoA transferase family protein has product MPSVDGRAGPLAGVRVVDLTAMVMGPYCTQIMADMGADVVKVEPPQGDDIRYVSVGPTRGMSGVFVNVNRGKRSVSIDLKSDAGKTALQALVAQADVFIHSMRSEAITRLGFSYSEVAAMNPTIVYTNCYGFSRRGPNRALPAYDDTIQAACGLPFVQEQLTGEANYVGTIVADKVAGLTALYATMMALFHRERTGEGQEVEVGMFETLASFMLVEHANGAMFDPPLGPAVYPRSVAPNRRPYRTSDGYIAVLIYNDRQWAAFIDAVRPAWACDLYSTLEGRAKHIDSVYARLAETLSQRTTGEWLDLFHALEIPASALSSPSALFDDRHLDTVGFFETVDTPSGPVRFPGVPTWFSRTPGRVAGPAPELGADTAEVLGQLGLDGGSDQG; this is encoded by the coding sequence ATGCCTAGCGTGGACGGCCGTGCGGGCCCCTTGGCAGGTGTGCGGGTCGTCGACCTCACCGCGATGGTGATGGGACCCTACTGCACGCAAATCATGGCCGATATGGGCGCCGACGTGGTCAAAGTCGAGCCCCCGCAAGGTGATGACATCCGGTACGTTTCGGTCGGACCGACGCGCGGCATGAGCGGCGTCTTCGTCAATGTCAACCGCGGAAAGCGCAGCGTCAGCATCGACCTGAAGTCCGACGCCGGCAAGACCGCACTGCAGGCGCTCGTTGCACAGGCCGATGTCTTTATCCACTCGATGCGATCGGAGGCGATCACCCGGCTCGGATTCAGTTATAGCGAGGTCGCGGCCATGAACCCGACGATCGTCTACACCAACTGCTACGGATTCAGCCGGCGCGGACCGAACCGGGCGCTGCCGGCCTACGACGACACGATTCAGGCGGCGTGCGGGTTGCCGTTCGTCCAGGAGCAGCTCACTGGTGAAGCCAATTACGTCGGAACGATCGTGGCCGACAAGGTGGCCGGCCTCACCGCGCTCTACGCCACGATGATGGCATTGTTCCACCGCGAGCGCACCGGGGAAGGCCAAGAAGTGGAAGTCGGCATGTTCGAGACGCTGGCGTCATTCATGTTGGTCGAGCATGCCAACGGCGCGATGTTCGATCCGCCGCTCGGTCCGGCGGTCTATCCGCGCTCGGTAGCTCCCAACCGGCGGCCGTACCGCACAAGTGACGGGTATATCGCCGTGCTGATCTACAACGACAGGCAATGGGCGGCCTTCATTGACGCGGTGCGTCCGGCATGGGCGTGCGATCTGTACTCCACGCTGGAGGGGCGCGCGAAACACATTGACAGCGTGTACGCGCGGTTGGCCGAGACGCTGAGCCAGCGGACGACCGGGGAATGGCTGGACCTGTTCCACGCGCTGGAAATACCCGCATCGGCGCTGTCCAGTCCATCGGCACTGTTCGACGATCGTCACCTCGACACCGTCGGCTTTTTTGAAACTGTCGACACCCCAAGTGGCCCGGTGCGATTCCCGGGCGTACCGACGTGGTTTTCGCGAACGCCGGGCCGGGTTGCGGGTCCGGCACCAGAGCTGGGCGCCGACACCGCGGAGGTGCTGGGCCAACTCGGGCTGGACGGCGGATCTGACCAGGGTTGA
- a CDS encoding acyltransferase family protein, whose product MPALDGLRAIAVVLVLVGHGGIPGVGGGFIGVDIFFVLSGFLITSLLLDELSRTGRIDLTAFWVRRARRLLPALVLMVLAVGAARELLPDQALGGLRGDALAAFLWVANWRFVAQQTDYFTQSAPPSPLQHTWSLGVEEQYYFVWPVLLIAVTLLLAFRARRYFRRATVGGVRFAAFVIATVGAIVSATAAIIFTTDATRDRIYFGTDTRAQALLVGAAAAALLIRDWQSLNRGWCLIRTRWGRRIACVLPVVGVAGLAALTHYATGGVSDFRRGLLIAVAVAAVVVIAPVALEQRSAVARILAWRPLVWLGTISYGIYLWHWPIFLALNNERTGWTGLRLFAARCALTVAIAAASWWLIEQPIRRWRPARVPLLPLAAATAATAAAATLLVVPAGTGPALREVGVPPGVSAVAAVSPSPPGASQREPTAARRDPNQPFTVSVFGDSIGWTLMHYLPPTPGFRFIDHTVIGCSLVRGTPYRYIGKTLEQRPECDTWPTRWSTQIGHDRPDVALLIIGRWETVDRVNEGTWTHIGTPTFDAYLNAELRRALKIVSATGVPVVVATAPYSRGGERPNGKLYPEDQPQRVNQWNTMLRNTVRHHPNVRIIDLNKKLCPDGVYTAKVDGIKVRSDGVHLTPEGVKWLIPWIEESVR is encoded by the coding sequence ATTCCCGCCCTGGACGGCCTGCGTGCGATCGCGGTTGTCCTGGTGCTCGTCGGGCACGGCGGCATACCCGGGGTCGGCGGCGGGTTCATCGGCGTCGACATCTTCTTCGTCCTTAGTGGATTCCTGATCACGTCGCTGCTGCTCGATGAGTTGAGCCGCACCGGTCGTATCGACTTGACCGCGTTCTGGGTTCGCCGGGCGCGCCGGCTGCTGCCGGCTCTGGTCCTGATGGTGCTCGCCGTGGGTGCGGCGCGCGAACTTCTTCCCGACCAGGCCCTCGGTGGGTTGCGCGGCGATGCCCTCGCTGCGTTTCTGTGGGTGGCCAATTGGCGGTTTGTGGCCCAGCAGACCGACTACTTCACCCAGAGTGCCCCGCCCTCGCCGCTGCAGCACACCTGGTCGCTTGGCGTGGAAGAGCAGTACTACTTCGTCTGGCCGGTGCTGCTGATCGCGGTGACCTTACTGCTGGCATTTCGGGCCAGGCGCTACTTCCGACGCGCCACGGTGGGTGGGGTTCGGTTCGCCGCATTCGTGATTGCCACTGTGGGTGCGATTGTTTCCGCCACGGCTGCGATCATCTTCACCACGGATGCAACGCGCGACCGGATCTATTTCGGCACCGATACTCGCGCGCAGGCCTTGTTGGTCGGTGCCGCTGCGGCGGCGCTACTGATTCGGGATTGGCAATCGCTGAACCGGGGCTGGTGCCTGATCCGGACTCGGTGGGGCCGGCGGATTGCCTGCGTTCTGCCGGTTGTCGGGGTGGCAGGACTAGCGGCGTTGACGCACTACGCAACGGGCGGGGTCAGCGACTTCCGTCGCGGTCTATTGATCGCGGTGGCGGTTGCTGCTGTCGTCGTGATCGCCCCGGTTGCGCTCGAGCAGCGGTCGGCGGTTGCTCGCATCCTGGCCTGGCGGCCGCTGGTGTGGCTAGGCACCATTTCCTACGGAATCTATTTGTGGCACTGGCCGATCTTCCTGGCGCTCAACAATGAACGCACCGGCTGGACCGGGCTGAGACTATTCGCCGCTCGGTGCGCCCTCACGGTGGCCATCGCGGCTGCGTCGTGGTGGCTGATCGAACAACCCATCCGCCGCTGGCGGCCCGCTCGAGTACCGCTGTTGCCGTTGGCGGCGGCCACTGCCGCAACGGCAGCCGCGGCGACGCTGTTGGTTGTTCCGGCGGGAACCGGACCTGCGCTGCGCGAGGTCGGCGTTCCACCCGGGGTTTCCGCAGTGGCGGCGGTCTCCCCGTCGCCCCCGGGAGCGAGCCAGCGGGAGCCAACCGCTGCGCGGCGAGATCCGAACCAGCCGTTCACCGTTTCGGTGTTCGGCGACTCGATCGGATGGACTTTGATGCACTACCTCCCGCCGACACCCGGGTTCAGGTTCATCGACCACACCGTTATCGGCTGCAGCCTGGTGCGTGGGACGCCGTATCGGTACATCGGCAAGACCCTGGAGCAGAGACCGGAATGCGACACGTGGCCTACCCGATGGTCCACCCAAATAGGTCACGATCGCCCGGACGTCGCGCTGCTCATCATTGGGCGGTGGGAGACGGTCGACCGGGTCAACGAGGGAACCTGGACCCACATCGGTACGCCGACTTTCGATGCGTATCTCAACGCCGAGTTGCGGCGAGCCCTGAAGATCGTCAGTGCTACCGGGGTGCCGGTCGTGGTTGCCACCGCGCCCTACAGCCGGGGCGGTGAAAGGCCCAACGGGAAACTGTATCCCGAGGATCAACCCCAGCGGGTCAACCAGTGGAACACCATGCTGCGCAACACGGTTCGTCACCACCCGAACGTGCGGATCATCGACCTCAACAAGAAGCTATGCCCGGATGGCGTTTACACCGCCAAGGTCGATGGCATCAAGGTCCGAAGTGACGGTGTCCACCTCACTCCGGAAGGGGTCAAATGGTTGATCCCGTGGATCGAGGAGTCCGTACGGTAG
- a CDS encoding SRPBCC family protein: MGWWVAHAERTLTEEVPAPPAEVRDFYVDLDNLKLVHPLIVSVRELSSAQTPDGYQRTYRVVDRIPLGRWTVRVGYRARLRVPARGEVITEANRFPAVRLRGAVAFAPVAAGTAVTERVRISAPRPLAAVIIREAVTAHVAMLAGIRRHFESC; the protein is encoded by the coding sequence ATGGGCTGGTGGGTCGCGCACGCCGAGCGAACGCTGACCGAAGAGGTCCCCGCGCCACCTGCCGAGGTGCGCGATTTCTATGTGGACCTGGACAACCTGAAGCTCGTGCACCCGCTGATCGTGTCGGTCCGCGAGCTGTCGAGCGCCCAAACTCCCGACGGCTATCAACGGACCTATCGGGTTGTCGACCGAATTCCGCTGGGGCGGTGGACTGTGCGTGTCGGCTACCGGGCGCGTCTACGGGTGCCGGCGCGGGGCGAGGTGATCACCGAGGCCAATCGGTTCCCGGCGGTGCGGCTACGCGGAGCAGTCGCGTTCGCGCCCGTCGCCGCCGGCACCGCGGTGACCGAGCGAGTACGCATCTCGGCGCCCCGACCGCTGGCTGCGGTGATCATTCGCGAGGCGGTCACAGCGCATGTCGCGATGTTGGCCGGCATCCGGCGTCACTTCGAATCGTGCTGA
- a CDS encoding L,D-transpeptidase, whose protein sequence is MRRAIRYLFVMTAITAMVAAGSSSLVTAAVAVDTRIPDVASVLPADGAVVGVAHPVVVTFNAPVVNRNAAQRSIRVTSPGNMTGRFEWVDANVVQWVPDHYWPPHTRVSVGVQQLSTGFETGDALVAVANISAHTFTVSRNGEVLREMPASMGKPSRPTPVGSFSALSRERTVVMDSRTIGIPLNHWDGYLLTAHYAVRVTWSGVYVHSAPWSVNSQGYANVSHGCINLSPDNAAWYFDTVTVGDPIEVIY, encoded by the coding sequence ATGCGTCGGGCGATTCGTTATCTATTCGTTATGACCGCGATTACGGCGATGGTCGCGGCCGGGTCGAGCAGCCTGGTGACGGCCGCAGTCGCGGTCGACACGCGGATTCCGGACGTTGCTTCGGTGTTGCCGGCCGATGGCGCGGTGGTGGGCGTGGCGCACCCGGTGGTGGTGACCTTCAATGCGCCGGTCGTCAACCGCAACGCCGCGCAACGGTCCATCAGAGTCACGTCGCCGGGCAATATGACCGGTCGCTTCGAGTGGGTCGACGCCAACGTCGTGCAGTGGGTTCCGGACCACTATTGGCCACCGCATACCCGTGTCTCAGTAGGTGTGCAGCAACTATCGACCGGCTTCGAAACCGGCGATGCGTTGGTCGCCGTGGCCAACATCTCCGCGCACACCTTCACCGTCAGCAGAAACGGCGAGGTGCTCCGCGAGATGCCGGCGTCCATGGGCAAGCCCAGCCGCCCCACGCCGGTCGGTAGCTTCAGCGCTTTGTCGCGAGAACGCACGGTCGTGATGGACTCGCGGACGATCGGCATCCCGTTGAATCACTGGGACGGATATCTGCTAACCGCCCACTACGCCGTCCGGGTCACCTGGAGCGGCGTGTACGTGCACTCAGCCCCGTGGTCGGTGAATTCGCAAGGCTATGCGAACGTCAGCCATGGGTGTATCAACTTGAGCCCGGACAACGCAGCTTGGTACTTCGACACCGTAACCGTCGGCGATCCAATCGAGGTCATCTACTAG